A section of the Spirosoma pollinicola genome encodes:
- a CDS encoding SusC/RagA family TonB-linked outer membrane protein encodes MKNQYILLSMLLGGVYTMPQPSVAQVLTRAQPAYESTASRQQSSANALDGQRNRRSRSLKKALSELERRFNINFAYDEQLVTGRQTDAELDGLSLEQALNQLIESQGLRYRKVNDKLFAIQSAPAKKVGLAFPTEGTAPALATVSNALPDLTEAPQVKRITGQVTDETNQGLPGANIIEKGTTTGATTDANGNFVLNVSDAATTLTVSSVGYASQDVTIGNNSVVNVKLVPDDRTLNEVVVIGYQTVRKRDVTGANDVISSTQANKVTANSLAESIQGLSPGVTVRNTGVPGQQASIQIRGVASFLNTDPLYIIDGMIADANPTINNDDIESIQVLKDASAAAIYGSRAANGVVIITTKQGKEGPIRVSFSGKYGIQQVYKRWDVMDATNFAATQRTQYQNAGQTPPSSVATGTFNPNINTNWQDQVLQTGNLQDYNLTLSGGTKTGTYLISGSYFSNKGYVIGSGFDRASLRINTKSQLGRFTFGENALLTNSNIQNFPAGNPIYDMAGMLPVIPVQDPSYIDAGNPGGYGIGRNPDAVTYAFNPVAVRNLASNKSNFAKLVGNAYLDVKLTDWLTYRANAGLEVSFDYTQNLRRIGTYQYSASPVASSVGEDRSRYLSMLFEHTLNFNKAFGLHSINGVVGISQQTTRRDITSGSRTNLGFAGGQYFNTINAATGISNSAGGTPDDYRILGYIGRVNYTYNDKYLLTLTGRVDQDSRFGANYRTGFFPSIAGAWRISQEKFFHVDWISDLKLNASYGKLGIVVPTLGSFPYTAFINNNPRAIFGIDQTANVGAYQAQLANPDLRWEERIQQNYGVSASFLRNRITTEINVYNSLSNDAILNLAVPGYLGNLRGNPYVNTASIRNRGVEFSATYRNNEHAVKWDVSGNFTTIKNRVENVGNQGQNINYIQSGNTRSQVGQAVGQWYVLKTAGLFQNQEEINNYKGTNGNLIQPNAKPGDIKYVDTNGDGQITQNDDRQFVGSPWPKLQAGAQANASYGQFSLNVQLTGVFGYTVYNDVRRGLDSYQLTNFRNDISPWTTTNTNTSDPRLGLEAGDQGIISNNFAYTDRWLENASYVRVRNVEIGYTLPKTLLSTLKIRNARVYVSGQNLFTITQYTGLDPDVTGANIQERGVDNGHWPSPRVVSVGVNCDF; translated from the coding sequence ATGAAAAACCAGTATATTCTCCTTTCTATGCTTCTGGGCGGGGTCTACACTATGCCGCAACCCAGCGTTGCGCAGGTATTGACCCGCGCTCAACCAGCCTACGAAAGCACTGCCAGTAGGCAGCAATCCTCCGCCAACGCATTGGATGGTCAGCGCAATCGCCGGAGTCGTTCGCTCAAAAAAGCCCTGTCAGAACTCGAACGACGATTCAACATCAATTTTGCCTATGATGAACAGCTCGTTACCGGCCGGCAGACCGACGCCGAGCTGGACGGTCTCTCGCTCGAACAGGCGCTAAACCAGCTGATCGAATCGCAGGGGCTGCGCTACCGAAAAGTGAACGACAAGCTATTTGCCATTCAGTCGGCACCCGCAAAAAAGGTTGGGCTGGCCTTCCCTACCGAAGGCACCGCTCCCGCTCTGGCAACGGTCAGCAACGCACTGCCCGATCTGACTGAAGCACCACAGGTCAAACGCATCACGGGGCAGGTCACGGACGAAACCAACCAGGGTCTTCCCGGTGCCAACATCATCGAGAAAGGCACCACAACCGGCGCAACGACCGATGCCAACGGTAACTTTGTCCTGAATGTAAGCGATGCCGCCACTACGCTTACCGTGTCCAGTGTAGGGTATGCCAGTCAGGACGTAACGATTGGCAATAACTCCGTCGTGAATGTGAAGCTTGTGCCCGACGACCGAACGCTCAACGAGGTTGTTGTTATTGGTTATCAGACTGTTCGGAAGCGGGACGTAACCGGGGCCAATGATGTGATCAGCTCTACGCAGGCCAATAAAGTAACGGCCAACTCACTGGCGGAGTCCATTCAGGGCTTGTCGCCGGGGGTTACGGTACGCAACACGGGCGTGCCGGGGCAACAGGCATCGATCCAGATTCGCGGAGTCGCCAGCTTCCTCAATACGGACCCGCTCTACATTATCGACGGCATGATTGCCGATGCCAACCCAACCATCAACAACGACGATATTGAGTCCATTCAGGTACTGAAAGATGCATCGGCAGCCGCAATTTACGGGTCGCGGGCGGCCAACGGCGTGGTTATTATCACCACAAAACAGGGCAAAGAAGGTCCTATTCGGGTGTCGTTTTCGGGCAAATACGGTATTCAGCAAGTGTATAAACGATGGGATGTGATGGACGCCACAAACTTTGCGGCTACCCAGCGCACCCAGTACCAGAACGCCGGGCAAACACCCCCATCCAGCGTAGCAACAGGCACCTTCAACCCAAACATCAACACCAACTGGCAGGATCAGGTGCTGCAAACGGGCAATCTACAAGACTACAACCTGACGCTGTCGGGCGGAACGAAAACGGGTACGTACCTGATCTCGGGTAGCTATTTCAGCAACAAAGGGTATGTCATCGGTAGTGGCTTCGACCGGGCCAGTTTGCGTATTAACACGAAGAGCCAGCTAGGTCGGTTCACCTTCGGCGAAAATGCGCTGCTGACCAACTCGAATATCCAGAATTTTCCGGCAGGAAACCCTATCTACGACATGGCCGGTATGCTCCCCGTTATTCCCGTTCAGGACCCCAGCTATATCGACGCGGGCAATCCGGGCGGCTACGGTATTGGCCGAAATCCTGACGCAGTCACGTATGCCTTCAACCCCGTGGCGGTTCGTAATCTGGCCAGCAACAAGAGCAATTTCGCCAAGTTAGTGGGCAACGCCTATCTCGACGTGAAACTGACGGACTGGTTAACCTACCGCGCCAACGCGGGGCTGGAAGTGAGTTTCGACTACACCCAAAATCTGCGCCGGATTGGTACCTACCAATATAGTGCTTCGCCAGTTGCCAGTTCGGTTGGCGAAGACCGGTCGCGTTACCTGAGTATGTTGTTCGAGCACACATTAAACTTCAACAAAGCGTTCGGGCTACACAGCATCAACGGCGTAGTGGGCATCAGCCAGCAGACGACCCGGCGCGATATTACATCGGGCTCGCGCACTAATCTTGGCTTTGCCGGTGGTCAGTATTTCAACACGATAAATGCTGCCACGGGCATTTCCAACTCGGCGGGGGGCACACCCGACGATTACCGGATTCTGGGGTACATTGGCCGGGTCAACTACACCTATAACGACAAATACCTGCTAACGCTAACGGGCCGGGTCGATCAGGATTCCCGATTTGGGGCCAACTACCGGACGGGTTTCTTTCCATCCATAGCCGGAGCCTGGCGCATCAGTCAGGAGAAGTTTTTCCATGTCGACTGGATTTCTGATCTAAAGCTGAATGCCTCGTATGGTAAGCTGGGTATTGTGGTACCTACGCTGGGCTCATTTCCCTATACAGCATTCATCAACAACAATCCGAGAGCCATTTTCGGGATCGACCAAACAGCGAACGTAGGCGCCTATCAGGCCCAGTTAGCCAACCCGGATTTACGTTGGGAAGAGCGGATTCAACAGAACTACGGCGTATCGGCCTCGTTCCTGAGAAACCGTATTACGACGGAAATCAACGTTTATAACTCCCTCTCGAACGACGCCATCCTAAACCTGGCTGTGCCGGGCTATCTGGGTAACCTGCGGGGAAACCCCTACGTGAATACGGCCTCCATTCGCAACCGGGGCGTTGAGTTTTCGGCGACGTATCGCAACAATGAACATGCCGTCAAGTGGGATGTTTCGGGGAACTTTACGACCATCAAGAATCGGGTCGAAAACGTAGGTAATCAGGGCCAGAACATCAACTATATCCAGAGTGGCAACACGCGCTCGCAGGTTGGGCAGGCTGTCGGTCAGTGGTATGTGCTGAAAACGGCAGGTCTTTTCCAGAACCAAGAAGAGATCAACAATTACAAAGGAACCAACGGGAACCTCATTCAGCCGAATGCCAAACCGGGCGATATCAAATACGTAGACACCAACGGCGACGGGCAGATCACGCAGAATGACGACCGCCAGTTTGTGGGTTCGCCCTGGCCTAAATTGCAGGCAGGTGCTCAGGCCAATGCATCGTACGGACAGTTCTCGCTCAACGTGCAGTTGACAGGTGTATTTGGCTATACGGTGTACAACGATGTACGGCGCGGACTGGACAGCTACCAGCTCACTAACTTCCGCAACGACATCAGTCCGTGGACAACAACAAACACGAACACGAGCGACCCTCGCTTAGGATTAGAAGCTGGCGATCAGGGTATTATCTCGAATAATTTCGCCTACACCGACCGCTGGCTTGAGAATGCCTCTTACGTTCGTGTGCGCAACGTAGAGATTGGCTACACGCTGCCTAAGACGCTACTTAGTACCCTTAAAATTCGTAATGCCCGCGTATATGTGAGTGGACAAAATCTGTTTACGATCACGCAATACACCGGACTCGACCCCGACGTTACGGGCGCGAATATTCAGGAACGTGGCGTCGATAACGGCCACTGGCCTTCCCCACGCGTCGTATCCGTAGGCGTCAACTGTGATTTCTAA
- a CDS encoding FecR family protein: protein MNTPLPDYSQYFLNEFVLDDSFRQWVLQPDEKSMTFWHGFMLRHPEKQAVVDEAASLLLHLNVRFNDLTSASQERIWQVLDQAFDEQLAEKTSVRPLAGWQHFMGQRSGFGWQLAASITGFLLIVGGLMYYKLLPKEQRIHTAFGENKTVTLPDGSTVLLNGNTTLTYTDGWTDDKSREVWLDGEGFFTVTKKKHLGSRIKFVTHTSGLDITVLGTQFNVNTRRGSTAVTLVEGKVQLSKPDEPEGRIIEMKPGQFAATKPTVEAVEIRDEKPDVHTSWVEHQFIFDNTALSDIAQQLQDTYGLKLVFEDADLANRRFTGNLSNQSIETLLATLSLTFDLTAYRTGDRISLRHNP, encoded by the coding sequence ATGAATACGCCTTTACCCGATTATAGTCAATACTTCCTCAATGAGTTTGTGCTTGATGACTCGTTCCGCCAGTGGGTGCTTCAACCCGATGAGAAGAGTATGACCTTCTGGCACGGCTTTATGCTTCGGCACCCTGAAAAACAGGCTGTTGTCGATGAAGCCGCTTCGTTATTGCTTCACCTGAACGTCCGCTTTAACGACTTGACCAGTGCCAGTCAGGAACGTATCTGGCAGGTGCTTGACCAAGCCTTTGACGAGCAACTAGCCGAAAAAACAAGCGTTCGGCCACTGGCTGGCTGGCAGCATTTTATGGGACAACGGTCCGGTTTTGGCTGGCAGTTAGCAGCTTCCATAACGGGCTTTCTGCTGATAGTCGGTGGCCTGATGTACTATAAGTTGCTTCCTAAAGAACAGCGGATTCATACGGCTTTCGGCGAAAACAAGACGGTTACTCTGCCCGATGGGTCGACGGTGCTCCTGAATGGCAATACTACCCTCACCTACACCGATGGCTGGACCGACGACAAATCGCGCGAGGTCTGGCTTGATGGCGAAGGCTTTTTTACCGTCACCAAAAAGAAGCATTTGGGTAGCCGCATCAAATTCGTGACGCATACGTCCGGGCTGGATATTACGGTGCTGGGCACACAGTTTAATGTGAACACACGCCGGGGCAGCACGGCGGTAACACTGGTAGAAGGCAAGGTCCAGTTGTCCAAACCCGACGAACCAGAAGGCCGGATAATTGAGATGAAGCCCGGTCAGTTTGCCGCTACGAAACCAACCGTCGAAGCGGTCGAGATTCGGGATGAGAAACCAGACGTACACACGTCGTGGGTCGAGCATCAATTTATTTTCGACAATACAGCCCTAAGCGATATTGCGCAGCAACTTCAGGACACCTACGGGCTGAAACTTGTCTTTGAAGACGCCGACCTAGCCAACCGACGCTTTACCGGCAACCTCTCGAACCAGAGCATCGAAACGCTACTGGCTACCCTTTCGCTCACATTCGACCTGACGGCCTACCGTACTGGTGACCGTATCAGTTTACGACATAATCCCTGA
- a CDS encoding RNA polymerase sigma factor produces the protein MESSTTPYLYTTDAALWDDFLSGSKQAYAYLYRTYSPTLYNYGYKIAQNRELTEDCLQDLFLTILETRERLGRTDSIKFYLMRSLRREIVRKLTSEQRFDHDADHLDFAIEFYYEPTWLDRQISLEQSTLLLYELNNLPARQKEALFLKYFDNLSYEEIAGIMGIEQTSVYKIVYKAIASLQKRIPTNTVFLLLAFIR, from the coding sequence TTGGAAAGCTCAACGACACCTTATTTGTATACGACAGATGCTGCCCTTTGGGATGATTTCCTAAGCGGCAGTAAACAGGCGTATGCTTATTTGTACCGTACCTACTCCCCTACGCTCTATAACTACGGCTACAAAATTGCCCAGAATCGGGAGCTGACCGAAGATTGCCTGCAAGACCTGTTCCTGACCATTCTGGAAACCCGCGAGCGACTGGGCCGTACCGATTCCATCAAGTTTTATCTCATGCGCTCGCTCCGGCGGGAAATTGTTCGGAAGCTTACCAGCGAGCAGCGATTCGATCATGATGCCGATCACCTCGACTTCGCCATTGAGTTTTATTACGAACCTACCTGGCTCGACCGGCAGATTTCGCTGGAGCAATCGACGCTCTTGCTGTATGAGTTGAACAACCTCCCTGCCCGCCAGAAAGAAGCCCTGTTCCTGAAGTATTTCGACAACCTTAGTTACGAAGAAATAGCCGGCATTATGGGTATCGAGCAGACATCCGTTTACAAAATCGTTTACAAAGCCATCGCGTCCCTTCAAAAACGCATACCCACCAACACCGTTTTTCTCCTTTTGGCATTCATCCGATAA